Proteins co-encoded in one uncultured Bacteroides sp. genomic window:
- the lpxA gene encoding acyl-ACP--UDP-N-acetylglucosamine O-acyltransferase, which produces MISPLAYIHPEAQIGKNVEIAPFVFIDKNVIIGDNNKIMANASILYGARIGNGNTIFPGAVISAVPQDLKFKGEETTAEIGDNNLIRENVTINRGTAAKGKTIVGSDNLLMEGVHVAHDATVGSRCIIGNSTKMAGEIIIDDDAIISAAILMHQFCHVGSFVMLQGGSRFSKDIPPYIIAGRDPITYCGINIIGLRRHGFSNELIEKIHNAYRIIYQSGLNTSDALTKVKEEIALSPEIEYIIDFIEKSERGIIR; this is translated from the coding sequence ATGATTAGTCCATTAGCATATATACATCCCGAAGCACAAATAGGAAAGAATGTAGAAATTGCACCTTTTGTTTTTATCGACAAAAATGTAATTATCGGTGATAACAATAAAATTATGGCCAATGCCAGTATATTATACGGAGCTCGCATTGGAAATGGGAATACAATTTTCCCGGGAGCTGTAATCAGTGCTGTTCCCCAGGATTTAAAATTCAAAGGAGAAGAAACAACTGCTGAAATTGGTGATAATAATCTGATTCGTGAGAATGTAACTATTAACCGTGGAACAGCCGCCAAAGGAAAAACAATAGTTGGAAGCGATAATTTATTAATGGAAGGGGTCCATGTAGCTCATGACGCTACAGTAGGAAGCAGATGCATCATTGGTAATTCTACTAAAATGGCCGGTGAAATCATTATTGATGACGATGCTATTATAAGCGCAGCCATTCTTATGCACCAGTTTTGCCACGTAGGCAGTTTTGTAATGCTTCAGGGTGGATCACGCTTTAGTAAAGATATCCCACCTTATATTATTGCAGGCCGTGATCCGATTACTTATTGTGGAATTAATATTATCGGGCTTCGCAGACATGGTTTTTCTAATGAATTAATAGAAAAAATTCACAATGCATACCGCATCATTTATCAGAGTGGTCTAAACACCAGTGATGCATTAACAAAGGTAAAAGAAGAAATAGCTTTAAGCCCTGAAATTGAGTACATCATTGATTTTATAGAGAAATCAGAAAGAGGAATTATAAGATAA
- the miaA gene encoding tRNA (adenosine(37)-N6)-dimethylallyltransferase MiaA: MTKTLLVLIGPTGVGKTELSLRLAEKFGSPIISSDSRQLYADLKIGTAAPTPEQLNRISHYFVGTLKLTDYYSAAQYETEVLKLLDELFKTKDVVVMTGGSMMYVDAVCKGIDDIPTVDKETRELLIHKYETEGLENLCAELKLLDPEYYKIVDLKNPKRVIHALEICYMTGKTYSSFRTRSAKERPFRIIKVGLTRDREELYERINRRVDIMMEEALLDEARSLYPYKQLNSLNTVGYKELFNYFDGIWELPFAIEKIKQNSRIYSRKQITWFKRDEEIAWFHPDQEEEIQTYIQKMLND, encoded by the coding sequence ATGACTAAAACATTACTTGTTCTCATAGGGCCTACAGGTGTTGGAAAAACGGAACTAAGCTTACGCTTGGCCGAAAAATTTGGTTCACCCATTATTTCTTCCGATTCCCGACAACTGTATGCCGATCTTAAAATAGGAACGGCTGCTCCTACCCCTGAGCAGTTAAATAGAATTTCCCATTACTTTGTAGGTACACTAAAACTAACTGATTACTACAGTGCCGCACAATATGAAACTGAGGTATTAAAACTCCTCGACGAGTTATTCAAGACAAAAGATGTTGTAGTAATGACGGGCGGATCAATGATGTATGTTGATGCCGTTTGTAAGGGTATTGACGATATCCCTACTGTTGATAAAGAAACCCGTGAACTGTTAATTCACAAATACGAGACAGAAGGATTAGAAAATCTTTGTGCGGAATTAAAACTTCTTGACCCAGAATATTATAAGATTGTTGACTTGAAGAATCCTAAAAGGGTGATTCATGCATTAGAGATTTGCTATATGACTGGAAAGACATATTCTTCTTTCCGCACACGTTCTGCAAAAGAAAGGCCATTCCGTATCATAAAAGTAGGACTTACCCGCGATCGTGAAGAACTTTACGAACGTATCAACCGTCGTGTTGATATAATGATGGAAGAAGCTTTGCTGGATGAAGCCAGATCCTTGTATCCTTATAAACAGCTTAATTCTCTGAATACAGTAGGCTACAAAGAACTCTTCAATTACTTTGACGGCATCTGGGAACTTCCTTTCGCCATTGAAAAGATTAAGCAAAACTCCCGCATTTATTCTCGCAAGCAGATAACCTGGTTCAAACGAGATGAAGAGATTGCCTGGTTTCACCCTGACCAGGAGGAAGAGATTCAGACTTATATACAAAAGATGCTTAACGACTAA
- a CDS encoding M56 family metallopeptidase — translation MANSPDISVRAEATSVSWTEIVLLIYLAGFLFFFCRNLYSLVRLIRLLKGSKREILSKGVILIIHQKKIAPFSWMKYVVILDSDMKESGREILIHEIAHIQNRHSIDLLLAELCILFHWFNPAAWLMKQELQNIHEYEADETVINKGIDAKQYQLLLIKKAVGTRLYSMANSFNHSKLKKRITMMLKEKSNPWARLKYLYILPLAALAVTAFARPEISNQLNEISAVEISDLSSIVKGNSGNNIPNATNLGNEGAKQLLPDVKNHTVACDTTTSLKSGTNPLVLLNGEEVAFGSKESGFEAGAHPLIIVDGKEVSNEKVIRVRAKSINVLKGKNATDLYGDRAKDGVVQVYTKDAEDSYSGLGSHPLVIVDGKEVAYEELEKINPNKIESMNVLKDKSATTLYGDKGKNGVIEIHTKGNSSSQAQSSIREEDKNAKNLNDNTIRVRQGTQSNIKDVVYIIDGKKSSDIEFSKLNPDDIISVNVLKGDQTKEYGKKAKNGVIIITTKKAQ, via the coding sequence ATGGCAAATAGTCCAGATATTTCTGTAAGAGCAGAAGCTACTTCTGTTTCATGGACAGAGATTGTCTTACTGATTTATCTGGCAGGTTTCCTTTTCTTTTTTTGCCGGAATCTTTATTCTCTGGTAAGACTTATCCGGTTACTGAAAGGTAGTAAACGTGAAATATTAAGCAAGGGAGTTATTCTTATTATTCATCAGAAAAAAATTGCTCCTTTTAGTTGGATGAAGTACGTGGTTATTTTGGATTCCGACATGAAGGAAAGTGGCCGGGAAATATTAATTCATGAAATAGCGCATATACAAAATCGTCATTCCATAGATCTTTTGCTCGCAGAACTTTGCATTCTTTTCCATTGGTTCAATCCAGCCGCATGGCTGATGAAGCAGGAATTACAGAACATTCATGAGTATGAAGCGGATGAGACGGTTATTAATAAAGGCATCGATGCAAAACAATATCAATTATTATTAATCAAAAAAGCTGTTGGCACAAGGCTCTACTCTATGGCCAACAGCTTTAATCACAGCAAACTAAAAAAAAGAATTACTATGATGTTAAAAGAAAAATCGAATCCGTGGGCGCGGCTGAAGTATTTATACATACTTCCACTAGCCGCATTAGCTGTTACAGCTTTCGCCCGTCCTGAAATCTCTAATCAGTTGAACGAGATATCAGCTGTCGAAATTAGTGATTTATCCTCAATTGTAAAAGGAAATTCCGGGAATAATATTCCAAATGCGACGAATCTCGGTAACGAAGGTGCAAAACAGCTTCTTCCTGATGTTAAGAATCATACTGTTGCATGTGATACAACAACAAGTCTTAAATCTGGCACTAATCCTTTAGTCTTATTAAATGGGGAAGAAGTTGCTTTTGGCAGTAAGGAAAGTGGCTTTGAAGCTGGCGCTCATCCGTTGATTATTGTAGACGGGAAAGAGGTCTCTAATGAAAAAGTTATACGGGTCAGAGCTAAAAGCATAAATGTCTTAAAGGGCAAAAATGCTACAGATTTATATGGAGATCGAGCTAAAGATGGGGTGGTACAAGTATATACGAAAGATGCTGAAGATAGTTATTCTGGACTTGGTTCTCATCCATTGGTTATAGTAGATGGAAAAGAAGTAGCTTATGAAGAATTAGAGAAGATTAATCCTAATAAGATTGAATCGATGAATGTTTTAAAGGATAAATCTGCTACCACCTTGTATGGAGACAAAGGGAAGAATGGAGTTATAGAAATCCACACTAAAGGCAATTCATCTTCACAAGCTCAGAGCTCTATTCGGGAAGAAGATAAAAATGCTAAAAACCTGAACGATAACACTATCCGGGTGAGACAAGGAACTCAAAGCAATATTAAAGATGTTGTGTATATAATTGATGGGAAAAAATCGTCAGATATTGAATTCAGCAAATTGAATCCAGACGATATTATTTCTGTTAATGTGCTTAAAGGTGATCAGACAAAAGAGTATGGTAAAAAAGCAAAGAATGGAGTGATAATTATCACGACTAAGAAAGCCCAATAA
- a CDS encoding BlaI/MecI/CopY family transcriptional regulator, which produces MKGLTSKEEEVMGFFWEKGPLFVKQMLDFYEEPKPHFNTLSTIVRGLEEKEYLSHETFGNTYQYFAVISEEDYHKGTLKNVINKYYNNSYLGAVSSLIQEEDISLEELKRLIEEVEKAHKK; this is translated from the coding sequence ATGAAAGGATTAACAAGTAAAGAGGAAGAAGTAATGGGCTTTTTCTGGGAGAAAGGTCCTCTGTTTGTGAAGCAAATGCTGGATTTTTATGAAGAACCTAAGCCACATTTTAATACGCTGTCAACTATTGTGCGAGGATTGGAGGAAAAGGAATATCTCAGTCATGAAACGTTTGGAAATACATATCAGTATTTTGCAGTAATCAGCGAAGAGGATTATCACAAAGGAACACTGAAGAATGTAATCAATAAGTATTATAATAACTCTTATTTGGGAGCTGTCTCTTCTTTAATTCAAGAAGAGGATATTTCATTGGAGGAATTAAAACGGCTAATTGAAGAAGTGGAAAAGGCACATAAAAAGTAA
- a CDS encoding DUF1648 domain-containing protein, translating into MIFNIFSRCKRNLPNVRVPRTIADKIMDVAAAILLVLIWGLAVIFYHKLPDIIPIHFNVLGEADKWGNKGHLFFMAGIATLAMIGTGVSSYFPTRMTNFPIRITEKNILPQVKLASHYLRILNILLGILFVVILCSMSESLFPVCQGLFTVLSGIVVLLLVLSILIYYFLARRFR; encoded by the coding sequence ATGATATTCAATATTTTTTCCAGGTGCAAACGGAATTTACCTAATGTTCGTGTTCCGCGAACAATTGCTGATAAGATAATGGATGTGGCTGCTGCAATCCTTCTGGTATTAATATGGGGGCTTGCCGTAATCTTTTATCATAAGTTGCCTGATATTATTCCTATCCATTTTAATGTTTTAGGGGAAGCTGATAAATGGGGCAATAAAGGTCACTTATTTTTTATGGCTGGTATTGCTACATTAGCCATGATAGGAACAGGAGTAAGCTCTTATTTTCCAACGCGTATGACTAACTTCCCGATAAGAATTACAGAGAAAAACATCCTTCCTCAAGTAAAACTAGCCTCCCATTACCTACGAATACTGAATATTCTTCTGGGAATACTGTTTGTAGTTATTTTATGCAGCATGTCAGAATCTCTTTTCCCTGTGTGTCAAGGTCTGTTTACTGTGCTTTCCGGTATCGTTGTTCTCTTGTTAGTACTTTCTATCCTTATTTATTATTTTCTTGCCAGACGGTTTAGATAG
- a CDS encoding SPFH domain-containing protein, producing MGEKEFDFKGLKMSGFLMLFINLVLMFLCVALLFTYNSFGVPGIILGVAGIIVSLFLLGGFMQLEPNQARAMVFFGKYKGTFKQTGFFWVNPFLDKKKLSLRARNLDVKPIKVNDKTGNPIMIGLVLVWKLKDTYKAMFEIDSQTLAEAATGTPANAATVGHTVAGRMTAFENFVKIQSDAALRQVAGQYAYDDNEGDINGLTLRSGGEEVNTQLEQKLNERLAMAGMEVVEARLNYLAYAPEIAAVMLRRQQASAIISAREKIVEGAVSMVKMALTKLSEENIVELDKDKKAAMVSNLLVVLCADEAAQPVVNTGTLNQ from the coding sequence ATGGGCGAAAAAGAATTTGATTTCAAAGGACTCAAAATGAGTGGTTTTTTAATGCTCTTTATTAACCTTGTTTTGATGTTTTTGTGTGTGGCGTTGCTTTTTACTTATAACAGTTTTGGCGTTCCTGGAATTATTTTGGGTGTGGCAGGAATTATTGTCAGCCTATTTCTCCTGGGCGGTTTTATGCAATTGGAGCCCAATCAGGCAAGAGCCATGGTCTTTTTTGGAAAATACAAAGGAACGTTCAAGCAAACCGGCTTTTTCTGGGTAAATCCTTTTCTGGATAAGAAGAAACTTTCACTGCGTGCCAGGAATCTTGACGTTAAACCCATCAAAGTGAATGATAAAACCGGTAATCCAATAATGATTGGTTTAGTTTTGGTGTGGAAACTCAAGGATACCTATAAGGCTATGTTCGAGATCGATTCTCAGACTTTGGCCGAGGCTGCTACCGGAACACCTGCCAACGCTGCAACTGTAGGACATACTGTGGCCGGAAGAATGACTGCGTTCGAGAACTTTGTGAAAATTCAGAGCGATGCTGCCCTTCGCCAGGTGGCTGGACAGTATGCTTATGATGACAATGAAGGAGATATCAATGGATTGACACTTCGCTCAGGAGGAGAGGAAGTCAATACTCAACTGGAGCAAAAGCTGAATGAACGTTTGGCTATGGCAGGAATGGAAGTTGTTGAGGCACGTCTCAACTATCTTGCGTATGCTCCCGAGATTGCAGCAGTGATGCTTCGCCGCCAGCAGGCATCCGCCATTATTTCCGCTCGGGAAAAGATTGTGGAAGGTGCGGTTTCTATGGTAAAAATGGCTCTTACAAAACTTTCGGAAGAAAATATTGTTGAGCTTGATAAAGATAAAAAAGCTGCAATGGTGAGCAATCTGCTGGTTGTACTTTGTGCCGATGAAGCAGCTCAGCCGGTGGTTAACACTGGTACTTTGAATCAGTAG
- a CDS encoding AAA family ATPase: MKFTIDTDNKEFQDALNLIQYTRQSVFLTGKAGTGKSTFLKYICENTRKKHVVLAPTGIAAINAGGSTLHSFFKLPFYPLLPDDPNFSLQGGRIHEFLKYRSAHRKLIKEIELVIIDEISMVRADIIDFVDRVLRIYSNNMREPFGGKQILLVGDVFQLEPVIKNDEREILNRFYPSPFFFSARVFNEIDLVSIELKKVYRQTDKVFVSVLDHIRDNTAGAADLQLLNTRYNSLIEESEQDMYITLATRRDNVDFINEKKLAELPGDSVIFRGEITGDFPESSLPTQKDLELKVGAQIIFIKNDYERRWVNGTIGVISAIDEKGTIYVLTDDGKECDVNKDSWRNIRYVYNEKEKKIEEEELGVFMQYPIRLAWAITVHKSQGLTFSRVVVDFTGGVFAGGQAYVALSRCTSLEGIQLKKQISRGDIFVRQEIVDFATRFNNQLAIEKALKQAQADIQYAEAVRLFDKGDFNEFLEQFFLAIHSRYDIERPIVKRFIRKKLEIINKLKEENVAIKRKMEEQRASLRKYAKEYYVMGNQCITHAHDIHAALANYDKALELDPKMVDAWVRKGVTLFEDKKLPEAAGCLNEAVKLSPRSFKARYNRGRMRLEMNYTEEGISDLEKACQIKPEHEKTHELLGDAYARLGEEEKAAIHWRIAEELRKEKEN, encoded by the coding sequence GTGAAATTTACTATCGACACGGATAATAAAGAGTTTCAGGATGCGCTGAACTTAATTCAATATACCCGGCAATCAGTTTTTCTAACCGGAAAGGCAGGTACAGGAAAGTCCACGTTTTTGAAATATATCTGTGAAAATACCCGCAAGAAGCATGTGGTGCTTGCCCCAACGGGTATCGCTGCAATCAATGCAGGTGGTAGCACGCTTCATAGTTTTTTCAAGCTTCCCTTTTACCCTCTCCTACCGGATGATCCGAATTTCAGCCTTCAGGGCGGACGAATTCATGAATTCCTGAAATATCGCTCTGCACACCGCAAACTGATCAAGGAAATAGAGCTGGTGATTATCGACGAGATATCAATGGTACGGGCAGACATCATCGACTTTGTGGATCGTGTACTAAGAATCTACTCCAATAACATGAGGGAACCGTTTGGCGGTAAACAGATTCTGCTGGTGGGCGATGTTTTTCAACTGGAACCGGTAATCAAGAATGACGAACGGGAAATACTGAATCGCTTTTATCCTTCGCCATTCTTCTTCTCGGCAAGGGTTTTCAATGAAATTGATCTGGTATCCATTGAACTAAAAAAGGTATACCGACAAACAGATAAAGTATTTGTCAGCGTTTTAGACCATATCCGCGACAACACAGCAGGGGCTGCTGATCTGCAATTGCTTAATACTCGATACAACTCCCTCATAGAGGAGTCGGAACAAGATATGTACATCACTCTTGCCACGCGACGCGACAATGTAGATTTCATCAATGAAAAGAAACTAGCGGAACTACCAGGGGATTCTGTAATTTTCAGAGGAGAGATTACCGGAGATTTTCCGGAAAGCAGTCTGCCTACACAGAAAGATCTGGAGCTTAAAGTGGGCGCTCAGATTATATTCATCAAGAATGACTACGAACGGCGTTGGGTAAACGGAACCATTGGAGTTATCTCCGCTATCGACGAAAAGGGCACTATCTACGTACTTACCGACGACGGAAAGGAATGTGATGTAAACAAAGACTCATGGCGAAACATACGTTACGTATACAATGAAAAAGAGAAAAAAATAGAAGAAGAGGAACTAGGCGTTTTTATGCAATATCCCATCCGGCTGGCATGGGCCATTACCGTACACAAAAGTCAGGGACTAACCTTCAGCAGAGTGGTAGTTGATTTTACCGGAGGAGTCTTTGCTGGCGGACAAGCTTATGTGGCACTGAGCCGTTGTACCTCACTGGAAGGCATTCAGCTAAAGAAACAGATTTCCCGCGGAGATATATTCGTAAGACAGGAGATTGTGGACTTTGCCACACGGTTTAACAACCAATTAGCCATTGAGAAAGCATTGAAACAGGCTCAGGCAGATATTCAGTATGCGGAAGCAGTCAGGCTATTTGACAAAGGAGACTTTAATGAATTCCTTGAGCAATTCTTTTTAGCAATTCATTCCAGATATGACATAGAAAGACCTATCGTAAAAAGATTTATACGAAAAAAGCTTGAAATCATAAACAAATTAAAGGAGGAAAACGTTGCTATTAAGAGAAAAATGGAGGAACAACGGGCGAGCCTGAGAAAATATGCAAAAGAATACTATGTTATGGGTAACCAGTGTATCACTCATGCCCACGACATCCACGCTGCCTTAGCCAATTACGACAAGGCGCTAGAGCTGGATCCAAAGATGGTAGATGCGTGGGTAAGAAAAGGAGTAACACTCTTTGAGGACAAGAAACTGCCGGAAGCAGCAGGTTGTCTGAATGAAGCAGTGAAACTCAGCCCCAGATCTTTCAAGGCCAGATACAATAGAGGAAGAATGCGTCTGGAAATGAACTATACGGAAGAAGGCATTTCCGATCTCGAAAAAGCATGCCAGATAAAACCTGAACACGAAAAGACTCACGAATTGCTGGGTGACGCTTATGCCCGACTGGGAGAAGAAGAAAAAGCAGCAATCCACTGGCGAATAGCTGAAGAATTACGAAAAGAAAAAGAAAATTAA
- a CDS encoding L-threonylcarbamoyladenylate synthase, with protein MLIKLYEKNNNPKDIEQIVQVLQEGGVVIYPTDTVYAIGCHALQVRAVENICRIKNIDPKKKYLSIICYDLSNISEYAKVENSIFKLMKRNLPGAFTFILSAGSRLPKIFKNRKEVGIRMPDNAIIREICRQLDAPILTTTVPWDKKEDIEYLTNPELINEKFGNEVDLVINGGIGGIEPSTIVDCTSGEAEIVRQGKGILEEA; from the coding sequence ATGCTAATTAAATTATACGAGAAGAATAATAACCCGAAGGATATAGAACAAATTGTTCAGGTCCTCCAGGAAGGAGGAGTGGTTATCTACCCCACGGATACGGTGTACGCCATTGGTTGTCACGCCCTGCAGGTTCGTGCAGTAGAAAATATTTGCCGCATAAAGAATATTGACCCTAAAAAGAAGTATCTTTCAATTATTTGCTATGATCTGAGTAATATCAGTGAGTATGCAAAAGTAGAAAACTCCATCTTTAAACTAATGAAGCGAAACCTGCCCGGAGCTTTTACTTTTATCCTGAGTGCCGGAAGCAGATTACCTAAAATATTCAAGAACCGGAAGGAAGTAGGTATTCGTATGCCCGATAATGCAATTATCCGCGAAATATGCCGGCAACTGGATGCACCAATCTTAACCACGACCGTTCCCTGGGATAAAAAGGAAGATATTGAATATCTCACAAACCCCGAACTGATTAACGAGAAGTTTGGCAACGAAGTGGATCTGGTTATCAACGGAGGAATTGGAGGCATTGAACCTTCAACTATTGTAGACTGTACTTCCGGTGAAGCAGAAATTGTCCGTCAGGGGAAAGGCATTCTGGAAGAAGCATAG
- the nagB gene encoding glucosamine-6-phosphate deaminase encodes MRLIIQPDYQKISQWAANYVAAKINKACPTAEKPFVLGLPTGSSPLGMYKALIDLCKKGVVSFKHVVTFNMDEYVGLPQEHPESYYSFMWNNFFNHVDIVKGNVNILNGNAADLEAECTRYEEKIKEYGGIDLFLGGIGPDGHIAFNEPGSSLTSRTRVKTLTTDTIIANSRFFDNDVNKVPKTSLTVGVGTVLSAKEVLIIVNGHNKARALYHAVEGAITQMWTISALQLHEKGIVVCDDAAADELKVGTYRYFKDIEADHLDPETLLK; translated from the coding sequence ATGAGACTAATCATTCAACCTGATTATCAGAAAATATCACAATGGGCTGCAAATTATGTAGCAGCAAAAATTAACAAGGCTTGTCCTACTGCAGAGAAACCTTTTGTTCTTGGCTTGCCTACAGGATCTTCTCCTCTGGGAATGTACAAAGCTTTGATTGATCTATGCAAAAAAGGGGTTGTTTCCTTTAAGCATGTAGTTACATTTAATATGGATGAGTATGTGGGACTTCCACAGGAACACCCTGAAAGTTACTACTCATTTATGTGGAACAATTTTTTCAATCATGTGGATATCGTGAAGGGAAACGTAAACATCCTGAATGGTAATGCTGCTGACCTGGAAGCTGAATGTACCCGTTATGAAGAAAAGATTAAGGAATACGGTGGCATTGACTTGTTTCTTGGCGGAATTGGTCCTGACGGTCATATCGCTTTCAATGAACCGGGATCTTCTCTAACTTCCCGTACCAGAGTAAAAACCCTGACTACCGATACAATTATCGCAAACTCCCGTTTCTTTGATAATGATGTGAACAAAGTTCCAAAGACTTCTTTAACTGTAGGTGTGGGAACAGTACTTTCTGCAAAGGAAGTTCTTATCATTGTGAATGGACACAACAAGGCTCGTGCTTTATATCATGCTGTTGAAGGTGCTATCACTCAAATGTGGACTATCAGTGCACTTCAGCTTCACGAAAAAGGTATCGTTGTTTGTGACGATGCTGCTGCTGACGAATTAAAGGTTGGCACTTACCGTTACTTCAAAGATATTGAAGCAGATCATCTTGATCCTGAAACTTTGCTTAAGTAA
- a CDS encoding FprA family A-type flavoprotein, producing the protein MQQKITIKGKVHYVGVNDRSKHLFEGMWPLPYGVSYNSYLIDDDLVALVDTVDVCYFESFLRKIKNVIGDRPINYLIINHMEPDHSGSIRLIKQHYPDIVIVGNKQTFGMIEGFYGVTGEQYLVKDGDFLALGHHKLKFYLTPMVHWPETMMTYDETDGVLFSGDGFGAFGTLDGGFIDSRMNVDKYWDEMVRYYSNIVGKYGSPVQKALEKLKGLNISAICSTHGPVWMENIDKVIGIYDKLSRYDADEGVVIVYGSMYGNTEQMAEAIASELSACGIKNIVMHNVSKTNSSYILADIFKYKGLIIGSPTYSNQIFPEVESLLSKISVREIKGRYLGYFGSFCWAGAAVKRLAEYAEKSKFELIGDPVEMKQSMKEITYTQCENLAKTMAERLEVDRTKIH; encoded by the coding sequence ATGCAACAGAAGATTACAATTAAAGGAAAAGTTCACTATGTAGGTGTAAATGACAGAAGCAAACATTTGTTCGAAGGTATGTGGCCGTTACCTTACGGCGTATCCTATAATTCGTATTTAATAGATGATGATTTAGTGGCGCTGGTAGATACTGTGGATGTGTGCTATTTTGAATCTTTTTTACGCAAGATTAAGAATGTAATAGGCGATCGTCCTATTAATTATTTGATTATAAATCACATGGAACCAGATCATTCCGGTTCTATCCGTTTGATAAAGCAACACTATCCTGATATCGTTATTGTGGGTAACAAGCAGACTTTTGGAATGATAGAAGGCTTTTATGGCGTTACAGGTGAACAATATCTGGTGAAAGACGGAGATTTTCTGGCTTTGGGACATCATAAGCTTAAGTTCTACCTTACCCCAATGGTTCATTGGCCCGAAACCATGATGACTTATGACGAAACAGACGGAGTTCTCTTCTCAGGAGATGGATTCGGGGCTTTTGGCACACTCGACGGAGGCTTTATTGATTCCCGCATGAATGTGGATAAATACTGGGATGAAATGGTACGTTACTATTCAAATATTGTTGGAAAATATGGTTCGCCGGTTCAAAAAGCCCTTGAAAAGCTTAAAGGGCTGAATATTTCGGCTATTTGTTCCACACATGGTCCGGTATGGATGGAGAATATAGATAAAGTAATTGGAATATACGATAAGTTAAGCCGGTATGATGCCGATGAAGGCGTGGTTATTGTTTATGGAAGTATGTACGGAAACACTGAACAAATGGCCGAAGCCATAGCTTCAGAACTTTCAGCTTGTGGCATCAAAAATATTGTGATGCACAATGTTTCTAAAACGAATTCTTCTTATATACTGGCTGATATATTTAAATACAAAGGATTGATTATTGGAAGTCCTACTTATAGCAATCAAATTTTTCCGGAAGTGGAATCTCTTCTTTCAAAAATAAGTGTAAGAGAGATAAAAGGACGCTATCTGGGTTACTTCGGCTCTTTTTGCTGGGCGGGCGCGGCAGTCAAGAGACTGGCTGAATATGCCGAGAAAAGTAAGTTTGAACTGATTGGTGATCCTGTGGAGATGAAACAAAGTATGAAGGAAATTACTTATACCCAATGCGAGAACCTGGCAAAAACCATGGCCGAACGCCTTGAGGTTGACAGAACAAAAATACACTAA